CACTCAACAAAGAATCCGGATTAGCACGATTCACAATCAATGCCAAACCATCCGTAGCCAATTTTATCTCGCGAGGGAAAAATTTACGGCTGTGGAATGAATTCATTTCTTCCTTAGTCAGTGTCCGGGTTGCAATAGCCAACCGGACACTGTCTTTCAGAAGTAAATTTATCGCTTCCACTTCAGTAGTGTAGCGAGGGACAATCCCGGCCAAAGGGTACAGGTTTTCAAACACCTCTATCTCTTCTTGTATGATAGGTTCGAAACTTTCATCCGCCGCGATCGTTACCACGCCGGAAGAATAAGTATCCGTCGGCCCTTTCGATTTCGAGTTACAAGCACTCAACAGCACCAGCGCAACGATTCCTATCAGCCTAAATTGTCTCTTCATCATTTTTTATTGTAGTTTAAACATTACCGGAACGGTGAACTTCACACGTACCGCTTTTCCATTCTGTTTACCAGGGAGCCATTTCGGCATGCTTTTTACCACGCGCACAGCTTCCTTATCCAGATAAGGGTCTACACCACGCGCCACACGTACATCAGAAATAGAACCATCACGTTCAACAACGAACTGTATGATAACGCGACCTTGTGTTCCATTCTCCTGTGCAATAGTCGGATATTTGATGTTCTTACCCAGATATGCCATCAACTCCTGTTGACCACCAGGAAACGTCGGCATCTGTTCTACCATATCGAAAACCTTTTCCGGTTCCGGTGCAGCCTGTGTTACCACCTGCTTAAGGTCAGCGATATCTTTACCATTTGCCTCGTCATTACCTTTTACGTCGGCAATAGAGATAGATACTTTAGTAGCATTCAAATCTTCCTGGCTCTTGATCTCATCATCCTCATGCACCTCTTCATCTTTCTTAATGACAGGGGCAGTAAACTTAATAGAACTTTTCAACGCAGGAGGAGGAGGCGCAACCGGTTCAACCCGTTTCATCTCTTCCTGTTTAATTTCCGGTTCTTCCAATTTCGACAAAGTAGTAACCTCTGTCATCACTTCTTTCTGTTCCGGAGTAGCCAACTTAAGCAACGTAGGGATGCTAAATCCAACTGCTGCTATGATTACCACAATCAACATTGCGACATTGTGTCGTTTTGTCGAATTGGCACGCATTTTATATGCGCCATATGCTTGGTTCTTGCCTTCAAAAATCAGTT
The Bacteroides luhongzhouii DNA segment above includes these coding regions:
- a CDS encoding energy transducer TonB; this translates as MAKLDLASSEWCQLIFEGKNQAYGAYKMRANSTKRHNVAMLIVVIIAAVGFSIPTLLKLATPEQKEVMTEVTTLSKLEEPEIKQEEMKRVEPVAPPPPALKSSIKFTAPVIKKDEEVHEDDEIKSQEDLNATKVSISIADVKGNDEANGKDIADLKQVVTQAAPEPEKVFDMVEQMPTFPGGQQELMAYLGKNIKYPTIAQENGTQGRVIIQFVVERDGSISDVRVARGVDPYLDKEAVRVVKSMPKWLPGKQNGKAVRVKFTVPVMFKLQ